The following is a genomic window from Flavobacterium crassostreae.
AATCTAAAAAGTACTACTGCCAACAGCCGTTTCTCGCAATTGCGAATTTTGTGGTAAGTTCACGTTTTCGTTTCGCAAGAATTTTTATCTTTAACAGAAAATATAAAGTTCCGAAGTTCGCAACTGACGAGAAGCGGCGGAACGTTATGTGGCATAGCTCCGAAAATTCGTTTTTAAAATAGAAAATTAACGTTTTTAAGCATATATTTTTTAAAAGTAATGTAAGTTAAAACCTCCCTCCTATTCTCTTAGAAACGGCTTTTTATTGCCGAAAATCGGGCGAATTAGTATAATTTTTCACCAAATAATATTTAAGGAAAATAAAGTATAAAAGGAATAAATGTTGCGATTTAAAACCGAAAAAATCAATCAAAATAAGTTGCATAAAAGAGAGTGAACAGAAATTTAAGCCCAAAAGCGAAAAAGGTTTGATGGAATTGAAACGGATTTTTTTTGCGACGTCAAAAGTGTGTAATGATATTTTCAGAGTGTTTATTTTACAAAAGACAATCTTTAATTTTATAAGAAAAACTACTTAATAATGTGTTTTTTAAATGGAAAATGTTTCTGTTTTAAAGAGAATTCCAGCAAATAAAAACAAGATAGAAGTACTTTGTGGCTATTGCTACGCCACATAACACACGTCTCAAGCAATTTGCAGATTCTGTGGAATTGCCGTTTTTAATTGTATATTCGTTACGCAGAAAATAATCGCATCCAAAAGCTGCAAACTGCATGAGGCGCGAAGACGTTATGTGGCATAGCTCCGAAAATTCGTTTTTAAAATAGAAAATTAACGTTTTTAAGCATCTATTTTTTAAAAGTAATGTAAGTCAAAACTCCTCTCCTATTCTCTTAGAAACGGCTTTTTATTGCCGAAAATCGGGCGAATTAGTATAATTTTTCACTAAATAATATTTAAGGAAAATAAAGTATAAAAGGAATAAATGTTGCAATTTAAAACCGAAAAAATCAATCAAAATAAGTTGTATAAAAGAGAGTGACCAGAAATTTAAGCCCAAAAGAGAAAAAGGTTAGACGGAATTGAAACGGATTTTTTTTGCGACGTCAAAAGTGTGTAATGATATTTTCAGAGTGTTTATTTTATAAAAAATAATCTTTAATTTTATAAGAAAAACTACTCAATAATGTATTTTTTAAATGGAAAATGTTTCTCTTTTTAAAGAGAATTCCCGCCAAAAAAAGCAAGATAGAAGTACTTTGTGGCTATTGCTACGCCACATAACACACGTCTCAAGCAATTTGCAGATTCTGTGGAATTACCGTTTTTAATTGTATATTCGTAAAGAATAAAATAATCGCATCCAAAAGCTGCAAACTGCATGAGGCGCGAGGACGTTATAAGCAAGCGAACCAAAAAACGTTCGTAAATAAAACCCAAATTATGCTTGATATTGAAAATCCGAATGAATTATTGAAAGAGCTTCGGGAGAAATTTTTAAGATTACACAACAGGTTTTTAGCTGTTGCAATGGATTATAAATATTACATTAATCCAAACATTTCGGACAATGAAATTTATAAACTTAGAGATAATGTTATCTTCAGGTTACAAAGCGCAAGATTTCATTTTGAATTGCTTTTACAACATCATAACTATGTTGAATATAATATCAAAGAAATACACACTAGTCAAATTCCGATTTTAAATGGAGGAATTGAACTTCAAATGTATCAGATGCAAGCAACTGAGGAAATCTATTCTCTTTTTGACAGTTTAATTTATCATCTATGTTCGAATTTTGACTATCTATTTAGACTTATCAATTTTATTCACGGAGAAACAGAGCTTGCTCAACCAAAGTGGAATCTGTTTAAATCAGACAAGAATATAAAAAAAAATATTTATTGCAGTAAAGAACTTATAGATGCACTGGATATTCTCGACCAGAAATTTGTTTATCCACTTATAAAACATCGTTCATTTCTTATACACAACGAACACGCAGTTGGTGGTCATCAGATTTTCCTAAATGATTTGAAAACAAGATTTCTAGTCACTGAAACGCTTATAAATCACTTTCCTGAATTAACTATTGAATTCGGAGAAGAAGAAATGAGTATAAGTTTTGTAGCAAAATGGTTAATAGACAAAACCTTTGAAACAATTACAGAAGTTTTGTTTGAAGTCCGAGATGACATTATAAGAAACCGAAAACAAGTCCAACCAATATTCTTTTCATTAGGGCCTAACAACACGATGCAATCAACTTCTGTGCACTATTGGGGCGAAAGGAATCATATTTAGTGCCTGCTTATAACACACGCTACAAGCAATTTGGGTATTTGGCTTAATTTGAAATTGGTTTTGTATTTGGAAGATTTGGCAAATCCGAAAATAGGGCTTAATTTAGTCCCAAACTACTTGTAGCGCGGGAACGTTGTAGGCAAGTTGCGCCCAAATCGCGCATAATTAATCTTTTAATTAAGAAAAAACTGTTTATAATTTTAAAGTTTAGGGTTCTTAATTCCTAAAAAAACGCAAAAAAATGGATTCTTAAAAGCCAAAAAAAAGCGTTTTGTTGTTTAAAGAATATTATTTCCAACCTGAAAATAATCCAAAACAAAATAATGAAATAAAACAGCGTGATTTGTGGTTTAAAGAGTGATTTTTTAAAACAAGAAAATCCCAAAGTTGAAGCGCAAACGGCATTTTATCAGCTTTACGGAAAAAATTAAATGAGTGTAATTTGTTCCTTACAAAGTGATTATTCAAATAAGAAAAATCTCGGATTTAAATCTTAAAACAGGATTTTATCAGCGTTACGGGAAAAATTAAAAAAGAGTGATTTATTCTTTACAAAGTGAGAATCTAAATAAAAAAATCTCGAATTTAAAGTAGGAATTTGTTTGTGTTTTTAGGCTTATGAAGAAAACAACCAGCCTACAACAAACGTCTCAAGCAATTTGCAGATTCGGTGGAATTACCGTTTTTAATTGTATATTCGTTATAAAGAAAAACATCCGTATCCAAAGCCTGCAAACTAGTTAAGGCGGGAACGTTACCTACAATTATGAAAAAAATCAACATTCTAATAATCATTTTACTACTTTCTAACCTTTGTTTAGGACAAGAAAAATGGCTGATTAATAATCCTAATAGTTTTGACTATTATATTACAACAGAAATTAAAGATGGAGAAATTATTGGAAAAACAAGAAATAATGCACTAAAAGATATTGTAGGTGGTTTTAAGTTTACTATGGCGAAATTGGCGACTTCTGTTAAATATCCAGAAATTGTTTATTTTAAAGGTGCTTTTGAAGAAAATACTTTTAGTGGTAATTTTCAAATGATTTTTAGTCAAAGACATTTTAAAGGATTAATTAAAAACGATACTTTAAAAATTACTCTAACAAATAAAGACAGAACCGAAACAAAAATAAACGGAATCAGAATTAAAGAAATAAAACCTATTCGTGATTATAAAAGCACGTTTAATAAAATATTTGAAATAACTGAAAATAATATTTATAATCAATCCTTCTTAAAGTCAAAAAAATGGAGAAAGTTTAAAAAGAGAATGAATAATATTAGTGGAAGAATTAATGATAATTTAGAACTTCAAATTGCTTTTTCAGCATTTGCAAGAGAATTTCCTTTTTCTCATTATTATCTTTATAAATCAAGTTCAACAAATGGAATAGAAAGCAACAATGTTAATTTTGCAGAAATAAAAGAAATTAATAGTAAAACCTGTGTTCTAAAAGTTAAAAGTTTCTCTGGTTCAAGAAAGCAAATGGATAGTTTAATTTCTATTATTGAAAATAAAAAATACTCAAATTTAATTATTGACTTACGAAACAATCCTGGTGGAAATCATTTATCTGCTTTTCCTTTAGCCGAATACATCATTGACAAACCAATAATTGCTGGTGTTTTTCCTAATAAAAATTGGTATCAAGAATTTGAACGAATACCAAATAAAAAAGATTATTCTAAATTTATTGAATTTAGTGGAGGAACAATGAAGGAATGGTTTGTTAAAGCAAGTCAAAACTACGGAGCATATTTCAAAGTAAATCCATCAGAAAATCATTTTAAAGGCAAAGTATATGTTCTAACAAATAATAGAACTGGGAGCACCTGCGAACCATTTGTTTATGGACTTAAAAATGACAACTACGCAACAATAATTGGAGAACATACTGCGGGAGCGATGTTATCATCAAATGAGTTTAATTTAGGTAATGGAATTACATTAAGAATACCTTTAAATGACTATATAACATATTCAGGAGAACGAATTGACAAAAACGGAATCAAACCTAATATTGAAGTGGAATCTGAAAAAGCACTTAAATATACATTAGATAAAATAATGAACAATTGACTGTAGGTAACACCGTATATAATTTATTGCTGGCTTATTGCCTACTTGCGAAAGTCCTCGCGGACTTTCTTGGTCGGTAATTATTTACTAAATTAGTTGCTTGAAACACGCAACAAATCATATACAACAACCTTATGGGCTAGTTTTGCCCATTTTGCGCAGATAAAGTCGTTTTTATAAGAAAAAACTGTTTATAATTTTAAGGTTTAGAGTTCTAAATTCTTAAAAAAACGTAAAAAAACTGGATTCTTAAAAGCAAAAAAAAAAACATTTTGTTGTTTAAAGAATATAACTAAAAAACAGAAAATAATTCAAAACCAAAATAATGACATAAAATAGCGTGATTGGTGGTTTAAAGAGTGATTTTTCAAGCAAGAAAATCCCAAAGTTGAAGCGCAAACGGTATTTTATCAACGTGACGGAAAAATTAAATGAGTGTAATTTGTTCCTTACAAAGTGATTATCCAAATAAGAAAAATCTCGGATTTAAATCTTAAAAAAAATCAATAAGGAAAATTAAAAAACTGAAATAGAGTAATTTGTTCTTTAAATAGTGAGAATCTAAATAAAAAAATCTCGAATTTAAAGTAGGGATTTGTTTGTGTTCTTAGGTTTATAAAGAAAACAACCAGCCTACAACAATCGCCTTAACTAATTTGCAGATTCTGTGGAATTATCGTTTTTAATTGTATATTCGTTATAAAGAAAAACATCCGTATCCAAAGCCTGCAAACTAGTTAAGGCGGGAACGTTAGCGGTCAGGCAAAAAAAAACGGAACTAATCAACTGAAAATGAAGAGAATATTTATATCAATAATGGCAATTACACTATTTGCAAACTGCAATAATTCGAACAATAATACTGTTGATAAATCTGACCGATTTGAATTAGTTCCAGAAGCCGACAAAGATATAAGAGAAGAATATGAAAAACAGAAGGATTTAAAGCAGATTAATTGTTCCTTTTCTAATCCTGATACTTCAGTTATTGGAATTAAAATTCGTAATGTTGAAAGTACTATAAAAATTTTGGGAGAAAAGACGAAATTACAAGGTGACTCTTCTCATATTTTTATTTCTAGAGACAATAATCAAAAACTTAGTTTAACGGTACATCCTGGAGATTTACATAACCAAATAAGTATTTTTAAAATTTCTTATTTTAAAAACTCAAATCACAACTACAAAAAAATAAATTCAAAGGAATTTGAAACCGAAAAAGGAATTAAATTAGGAATAAACAAAAAAGAAATTATTGAAAAACTTGGAAATTGTTATGTAGCAAAAGACAGCGTACAAACTTCGATTACACTTAATTACAGACTTGAAAGTCCAGCTGACAGCAAAACAAAATTACTAAAAAGTAATAATATGCCAATTTATTACGCAACATATATGCTGAAAAATGATAAACTAGAAAGAATTGAATTTGGATTTGAGTATCCATAGAACGTAAAAGCCCGACCGCTAACACACGTCTTGCGCCATTTGCGAATTTAGTGGAATTATCGTTTTTTTATCGTATTTTCGTTCAGCCGAAAATACTCGTCTTCGTAAGTCGCAAACGGCGCAAGGCGCGAGAACGTTATGTGGCATAGCTCCGAAAATTCGTTTTTAAAATAGAAAATTAACGTTTTTAAGCATCTATTTTTTAAAAGTAATGTAAGTCAAAACTCCTCTCCTATTCTCTTAGAAACGGCTTTTTATTGCCGAAAATCGGGCGAATTAGTATAATTTTTCACTAAATAATATTTAAGGAAAATAAAGTATAAAAGGAATAAATGTTGCAATTTAAAACCGAAAAAATCAATCAAAATAAGTTGTATAAAAGAGAGTGACCAGAAATTTAAGCCCAAAAGAGAAAAAGGTTAGACGGAATTGAAACGGATTTTTTTTGCGACGTCAAAAGTGTGTAATGATATTTTCAGAGTGTTTATTTTATAAAAAATAATCTTTAATTTTATAAGAAAAACTACTCAATAATGTATTTTTTAAATGGAAAATGTTTCTCTTTTTAAAGAGAATTCCCGCCAAAAAAAGCAAGATAGAAGTACTTTGTGGCTATTGCTACGCCACATAACACACGTCTCAAGCAATTTGCAGATTCTGTGGAATTACCGTTTTTAATTGTATATTCGTAAAGAATAAAATAATCGCATCCAAAAGCTGCAAACTGCATGAGGCGCGAGGACGTTGTAGGCAAGTTGCGCCCAAATCGCGCATAATTAACCTTTTAATTAAGAAAAAACTGTTTATAATTTTAAAGTTTAGGGTTCTTAATTCCTAAAAAAACGCAAAAAACTGGATTCTTAAAAGCCAAAAAAAAACATTTTGTTGTTTAAAGAATATAACTAAAAAACAGAAAATAATCCAAAACAAAATAATGACATAAAACAGCGTGATTTGCGGTTTACAGAGTGATTTTTCAAGCAATAAAATTCCCAAGTTGAAGCGCAAACGGCATTTTATCACCGTAACGTAAAAAATTAAATGAGTGTGATTTGTGTTTTACAAAGTGATTATCCAAATAAGAAAAACCTCGGGTTTAAATCTTAAAAAAATCAATAAGGAAAATTAAAAAGCTGAAATAGAGTGATTTGTTTTTTAAAGAGTGAGAATCTAAATAAAAAAATCTCGAATTTAAAGTAGGAATTTGTTTGTGTTTTTAGGTTTATGAAGAAAACAACCAGCCTACAACAATCGCCTTAACTAATTTGCAGATTCTGTGGAATTATCGTTTTTAATTGTATATTCGTTATGAAGAAAAACATCCGTATCCAAAGCCTGCAAACTAGTTAAGGCGGGAACGACGTTATGTGGCATAGCTCCGAAAATTCGTTTTTAAAATAGAAAATTAACGTTTTTAAGCATATATTTTTTAAAAGTAATGTAAGTTAAAACCTCCCTCCTTTTCTCTTAGAAACGGCTTTTTATTGCCGAAAAATCGGGCGAATTAGTATAATTTTTCACCAAATAATATATTTAAGGAAAATAAAGTATAAAAGGAATAAATGTTGCGATTTAAAACCGAAAAAATCAATCAAAATAAGTTGCATAAAAGAGAGTGACCAGAAATTTAAGCCCAAAAGGGAAAAAGGTTTGATGGAATTGAAACGGATTTTTTTTGCGACTTCAAAAGTGTGTAATGATATTTTCAGAGTGTTTATTTTATAAAAGACAATCTTTAATTTTATAAGAAAAACTACTTAATAATGTGTTTTTTAAATGGAAAATGTTTCTGTTTTTAAAGAGAATTCGTGCCAAAAAAAGCAAGATAGAAGTACTTTGTGGCTATTGCTACGCCACATAACACACGTCTCAAGCAATTTGCAGATTCGGTGGAATTACCGTTTTTAATTGTATATTCGTTACGCAGAAAATAATCGCATCCAAAAGCTGCAAACTGCATGAGGCGCGAGGACGTTATGTGGCATAGCTCCAAAAATTCGTTTTTAAAATAGAAAATTAACGTTTTTAAGTATATATTTTTTAAAAGTAATGTAAGTCAAAACCTCCCTTCTTTTCTCTTAGAAACGGCTTTTTATCACCGAAAAATCGGGCGAATTAGTATAATTTTTCACCAAATAATATTTAAGGAAAATAAAGTATAAAAGGAATAAATGTTGCAATTTAAAACTGAAAAAATCAATCAAAATAAGTTGCATAAAAGAGAGTGAACAGAAATTTAAGTCCAAAAGCGAAAAAGGTTAAACGGAATTGAAACGGATTTTCTTTGCGACGTCAAAAGTGTGTAATTATATTTTCAGAGTGTTTATTTTACAAAATACAATCTTTAATTTATAAGAAAAACTACTCAATAATGTGTTTTTTAAATGGAAAATGTTTCTGTTTTTAAAGAGAATTCCCGCAAATAAAAACAAGATAGAAGTACTTTGTGGATATTGCTACGCCACATAACACACGTCTCAAGCAATTTGCAGATTCGATGGAATTACCGTTTTTAATTGTATATTCGTTATAAAGAAAATAATCACATCTAAAAGCTGCAAACTGCATGAGGCGCGAGGACGTTGGCGGTAATTATAAAAAAACGACGGAAATATTAAAATTAAACTATGAAAACAACAAAAGTAATTAGTATCTTTTTCTTGATTTTTTTTGTATCAACTTCTTCTTATGGGCAATCTTCGGAAAGAAATTTTTCAGAAATTTTACAAACATATTATCTATATAAAGACAAAGACTTAGTTGACAAAACAATCGATTTTGTAAATCATTCAACAATGAGTTATAAAAGATTAGAACCAATACTGACTGGTTTTTTTGGAGCACTCTTTTTAAATGATAAAAATGTAAAAAAATCTTTCGTAAAGAATATAGATAAAATTGAAAAGCCAGAAATTAAAGAATTAATTATGACTCTTAGTTCATCTGATATTGACATACTTTACTCAAAAGCAAAAATTACAACAGAATATAATGATATGAATTGGGCTTCTTATTTTGCGACAGGAAATGTAAAATATATTGACAACATAATTTCAAATTTACCTTATGAAAATGAAAGAGCAGACATTAATTTATTTTTGGCTGGAGCCTCGGCAAAATGGTCATTATGTTCAAATGCGAATCAAGACAAACTCGTAAAAAAGCATCTTGAATCACTAAAAGACAAAAATGAAAATATGAAAGAGATTTTAAATAAAGAACCTCAATATTTTAAAGATAAAATGGTAGAAATAATTAAAGTACAAAAATCGAAAGGGATTTGGAATTGAAAATAACTACCGCCAACACACGTTTCTAGACATTTGCGAATTTATTGGAATTACCGTTTTTTATCGTATTTTCGTTTAGCCGAAAATACTCGTCTTCGAAAGTCGCAAACGTCTAGAAGCGCGAGAACGTTGGCAGTAATCTTGCCTCGAAAACCGCAAAAAATTAAAATTTATAAAATTTATAGATTGGATTTATGACAATGATAAGTAGGTTGGGATTTAAACCAACCAAAACAAATAATATAAAATCTGAATTACTGAAATCAACAAATGAAATCACAATCGTAATTCCAGTTAAAAATAATCAAAATGGAATTGAATTATTTTTAGAACAATTTTTCAAAACTCATAAATCAGAAAATTATCCGAAAGAAATAATAATAGTCGACAATAATTCAAAACCAAGTTTGAAAATTGAAACTAAAAAATATCCTCTAACTATAAAAATTTTAAGTTGCTCTAAAATTGGACCTGCAAGTGCAAGAAATTTTGGCGTTGAAAGTGTGAAATCTGAATGGATACTTTTTACTGATAGTGATTGTATTCCTACTGCAAATTTACTAACTGGATATTTGAAAAACCAAAATTATTCTATCGGCTATGCTGGAAATATTATTTCTGAAAGTAAAGATTTAATTTCAAAGTATTACGAAGAGCAAGAAATATTAATTCCACCAGAAGTTTATCAAAACGGAAAGAAACCACGACCAGATTATTTAGTAACTGCAAATTGTTTAGTTTGGAAAAAAGCGTTTGAAATTGTCGGAGGATTTAATGAAGAAATCAAAATTGCTGGCGGTGAAGATATTGATTTGGGTTTTAAATTTCTAAATATAGGCGAACTTTCGTACGCTTTTGATAGCGTTTCAAAACATAATTTTGGTGGTGGAATTTCCGATTTTAAAAATAGATTTATTAGATATGGGCTTGGCAACAAAATAATAAGTGAAATTTATAATTTAGATTTAGAACCAAAATTATTTAAACCAAATAAAAAAACTATTGTAAATTATTTATTAGCATATTTGCAATATAAATGGTTGAAAAAAGGTTACAGAATGAAACAAAATATTAAAAAAAAGACTACTGCCAACAGCGGTTTGGCGCAATTGGGGTTTTAGGCAAACTCATAGGTTGGTTTTGTACTTGGAAGTTCGGTCTTAAATCGATACATTTGGCTAACCAAATCCCCAACTGACGCCAAGCCACGAGACGTTATGGGCTAGTTTTGCCCATTTTGCGCAGATAAAGCCGTTTTTATAAGAAAAAACTGTTTATAATTTTAAGGTTTAGAGTTCTTAATTCCTAAAAAAACGCAAAAAAATGGATTCTTAAAATCAAAAAAAAAAAGATTTTGTTGTTTAAAGAATATTATTTCCAACCTGAAAATAATTCAAAACAAAATAATGACATAAAACAGCGTGATTTGCGGTTTACAGAGTGATTTTTCAAACAAGAAAATCCCAAAAGTTGAAGCGCAAACGGCATTTTACCCACTTGACGAAAAATTAAATGAGTGTAATTTGTGTTTTACAAAGTGATTTTACAAATAAGAAAAATCTCGGATTTAAATCTTAAAACAGGATTTTACCAGCGTTACGTGAAAAATTAAAAAAGAGTGATTTGTTCTTTAGAAAGTGAAAATCTAAATAAAAAAATCTCGAATTTAAAGCCAAAAAATATTTGCGTTTTTAGGTTTGTGAAGAAA
Proteins encoded in this region:
- a CDS encoding S41 family peptidase gives rise to the protein MKKINILIIILLLSNLCLGQEKWLINNPNSFDYYITTEIKDGEIIGKTRNNALKDIVGGFKFTMAKLATSVKYPEIVYFKGAFEENTFSGNFQMIFSQRHFKGLIKNDTLKITLTNKDRTETKINGIRIKEIKPIRDYKSTFNKIFEITENNIYNQSFLKSKKWRKFKKRMNNISGRINDNLELQIAFSAFAREFPFSHYYLYKSSSTNGIESNNVNFAEIKEINSKTCVLKVKSFSGSRKQMDSLISIIENKKYSNLIIDLRNNPGGNHLSAFPLAEYIIDKPIIAGVFPNKNWYQEFERIPNKKDYSKFIEFSGGTMKEWFVKASQNYGAYFKVNPSENHFKGKVYVLTNNRTGSTCEPFVYGLKNDNYATIIGEHTAGAMLSSNEFNLGNGITLRIPLNDYITYSGERIDKNGIKPNIEVESEKALKYTLDKIMNN
- a CDS encoding glycosyltransferase, whose translation is MTMISRLGFKPTKTNNIKSELLKSTNEITIVIPVKNNQNGIELFLEQFFKTHKSENYPKEIIIVDNNSKPSLKIETKKYPLTIKILSCSKIGPASARNFGVESVKSEWILFTDSDCIPTANLLTGYLKNQNYSIGYAGNIISESKDLISKYYEEQEILIPPEVYQNGKKPRPDYLVTANCLVWKKAFEIVGGFNEEIKIAGGEDIDLGFKFLNIGELSYAFDSVSKHNFGGGISDFKNRFIRYGLGNKIISEIYNLDLEPKLFKPNKKTIVNYLLAYLQYKWLKKGYRMKQNIKKKTTANSGLAQLGF